A region of Theileria annulata chromosome 2, complete sequence, *** SEQUENCING IN PROGRESS *** DNA encodes the following proteins:
- a CDS encoding uncharacterized protein (chr2.C.cand.72 - hypothetical protein) — translation MKPSTSKSASSALKDAPDDISEEDLKLIRHLTWLYGGYQMRSRNTRKPYDENKNFQHHHTNTATKNGSSALNSSKSSVVRSKNLNRRNRTSNSSNTRDNNNSSVTSVEEGIGDRMRTLRSSLNRRLRHDYEIDVNDHRKPSWPDNFALSDKVDYFISNKIADTTEFRNKEPNTLSICGQFALQNHEAMVADTDRVHYYRAAIFWTGHSTVSDNTMDNTVKNITSKHLISTVDLVNTEGSTTTSTTSDDNSQIDDNETVFVDTSYESLDLNSFTTTTNSSDITNTVENTGKSLESDVSNLNLIHTNNNNRKEYYCSGKRILEIGTGPMCVLAMNALKAGARYVDALEVSVHASRLAGKLMAAYGFDNVIRVFNTHSKLFVFDQNEYFGEDCRFGEDLLLPSTPPYDMIISEILGDFASQEGVADVFLDLQRRILFENKRFINSVKSIPSKVSTLFVPSFFPDSSNIINKSSSDSEMTIFSPSKKMLQSVGMRIDNLPACDEWLPLEHLNLEEWMLPQMCQHYLNLFTVSTYGNLAGLLVGIDVEIRPGEHFGTRYGQCESWYTNFLLLDKEYTVFKGDLVLVNSIANLTNYTKANCDNGKIQVSRPSYSFKIYILSPINILCSSTNTLDNSTDISSFDLHEESIYNLDTHFAHSVDTNNSVESVVTGLSFENTYENNTFNSNNNTMSVKLICNELKRISYEINDCTTVCSKKLNENQEFSTTACTLPEDILKEHEFVRVRGEVYRVMDTPPTIHINYLEQTSTIYYDTPCSKRKMHTDPPKRYQKIKLKPKI, via the coding sequence ATGAAACCCTCAACCTCCAAGTCTGCTTCGTCTGCCTTAAAAGACGCTCCGGACGACATTTCCGAGGAAGACCTGAAGCTGATTCGCCACCTCACGTGGCTCTATGGCGGATATCAAATGCGTTCTCGCAACACTCGTAAGCCCTACGatgaaaacaaaaattttcaacatCATCACACCAATACCGCTACTAAGAATGGTAGTAGTGCACTTAATTCTTCTAAAAGTTCTGTTGTAAGGAGTAAAAACTTAAATAGACGTAATCGTACAAGTAATTCTAGTAATACTAgggataataataatagcAGTGTAACGAGTGTAGAAGAGGGGATAGGAGATAGGATGAGAACGTTGAGAAGTAGTTTGAATAGACGTTTACGTCATGATTATGAAATTGATGTGAATGATCACAGGAAACCATCCTGGCCCGATAACTTTGCCTTGTCAGACAAGGTTGACTATTTCATCTCAAATAAGATTGCCGACACCACCGAATTCCGCAACAAGGAGCCAAACACTCTCTCAATTTGCGGTCAGTTTGCTCTCCAAAACCATGAAGCCATGGTTGCAGATACTGACCGGGTCCATTATTACAGAGCGGCAATCTTCTGGACCGGCCACTCCACCGTTTCTGATAATACTATGGATAACACTGTAAAAAATATCACTAGTAAACACTTAATTAGCACTGTTGACTTGGTGAATACTGAGGGAAGTACAACTACTAGTACCACCAGTGATGATAATTCACAAATTGACGATAATGAAACTGTATTTGTGGACACCTCTTACGAATCGCTGGACCTAAACTCATTCACTACCACTACCAACAGTAGtgatattactaatacAGTAGAGAATACGGGCAAATCCTTAGAAAGTGATGTCtcaaatttaaacttaattcacactaataataataaccGGAAAGAGTATTATTGTAGTGGCAAGAGAATACTTGAGATAGGAACAGGTCCGATGTGTGTGTTGGCGATGAACGCATTGAAGGCTGGTGCTAGGTACGTGGATGCTTTGGAGGTCTCCGTCCATGCGTCTAGGCTTGCGGGGAAGCTAATGGCTGCTTATGGTTTCGACAATGTTATTAGAGTTTTTAATACGCATTCAAAGCTGTTTGTCTTTGACCAGAACGAGTACTTTGGTGAAGATTGCAGGTTTGGTGAGGACCTTTTATTACCCTCAACTCCACCTTATGACATGATAATTAGTGAGATTTTAGGTGACTTTGCTAGTCAGGAAGGAGTTGCCGATGTGTTTCTAGACCTTCAACGGAGAATTCTCTTTGAGAATAAAAGGTTTATTAACTCCGTTAAGAGTATCCCATCGAAAGTTTCAACTCTTTTCGTCCCATCTTTCTTTCCCGACTCCAGCAACATCATTAACAAGTCAAGTTCAGACTCTGAAATGACCATCTTCTCACCCAGTAAAAAGATGCTCCAGTCAGTGGGAATGAGAATTGACAATTTACCAGCTTGTGACGAATGGTTACCCTTGGAACACTTAAATTTAGAGGAATGGATGCTACCTCAAATGTGTCAACATTATCTCAACCTCTTCACAGTCTCCACCTATGGTAATTTGGCTGGACTTTTAGTTGGAATTGATGTTGAAATTAGGCCTGGGGAACACTTTGGTACTCGCTACGGCCAATGTGAGTCCTGGTACACTAATTTCCTCTTACTTGATAAGGAATACACTGTCTTCAAGGGCGATCTTGTCCTTGTTAACAGTATTGCAAACTTAACTAATTACACAAAGGCCAACTGTGATAATGGTAAAATTCAGGTCTCAAGACCTTCATATAgctttaaaatttatattctttcACCAATTAACATTTTGTGCAGCTCTACCAATACTTTGGATAATTCCACTGATATTTCCTCATTTGATTTACACGAAGaatcaatttataatttggaCACACATTTTGCCCACTCTGTTGATACTAATAACTCTGTAGAAAGTGTCGTTACCGGTTTAAGCTTTGAAAATActtatgaaaataatacttttaatagcaataataatacaatgAGTGTGAAGCTTATCTGCAACGAATTGAAGAGAATAAgttatgaaattaatgattGTACTACTGTTTGTTCGAAGAAACTGAACGAGAATCAGGAGTTTTCAACCACGGCTTGCACCCTTCCTGAGGATATTCTGAAGGAGCATGAGTTTGTCAGAGTGAGGGGCGAAGTTTACAGGGTTATGGACACTCCTCCAACCATCCACATCAACTATCTCGAACAGACTTCAACCATATACTATGACACTCCCTGTTCCAAAAGGAAGATGCATACAGATCCTCCTAAACGTTACCAAAAAATCAAGCTAAAACCcaaaatttaa
- a CDS encoding uncharacterized protein (chr2.cand.445 - score = 6.38;~1 probable transmembrane helix predicted for TA15235 by TMHMM2.0 at aa 10-32), whose product MSLFINFRSLRISQIFLIFVSFLPINLNLVHVVRVNAFRLVLDKFIESFPDQTVQFVNLGAGFDTISFYALKKYPNVICFDTDFDDQMKTKSKIVYENDCFKQLLPDLKLENGFITSNRYKIVSTS is encoded by the coding sequence ATGAGtttattcataaattttcGGTCCCTGCGGATAAGTCAAATCTTCTTAATATTCGTTAGTTTTCTTCCAATTAATCTTAATTTAGTTCATGTAGTTCGTGTTAATGCTTTTCGGCTCGTTCTGGACAAATTCATTGAATCATTTCCAGACCAAACTGTTCAATTTGTTAATCTTGGAGCTGGATTTGATACCATATCATTCTATGCTCTGAAAAAATATCCTAACGTTATTTGTTTTGATACTGATTTCGATGATCAAATGAAAACTAAATCTAAGATCGTATATGAAAATGACTGTTTCAAACAACTTTTACCAGATCTCAAATTGGAAAATGGATTCATAACTTCAAatagatataaaattgtatcAACCAGCTAA
- a CDS encoding nucleolar, RNA-binding protein, putative (RNA binding protein), giving the protein MSQESGEIYTDSSSTSSDDDSISELLPIKNPKHDPNDVKDERSSESPNKLTKSKGSEPAAKEVSKAVDKLIERNLEIDDSSDDEDSEDELEVKSELFGDLGSKVKETVSSNTKSVSNSQETNEKSQTPKRKRNKSKTTTTDTSKNVKEEQKAEEQKKEESEPKPKKPRKPKTKTEKSVEVKEEMKKLSNEQVFKSLKDKIDDIPLGELKSKLLTDSSSESSDSPLSEESDESDDESPITEPQTTNRHDGDEDVSDDNYLVEEPKKRKSEEINGFKSGEQFINKERLKKTFKTKLDIPEGCEIYCGNLPVESTEEELREFFEECGKITRVNKLNGKGIAFITFANEESAKKALDYNNSPYKGQNLSINITVKKGPKSQKFGSNRRTNFHSSGSNSGNFGSNSGTFGTSGPSGSRSAPTEATNEICIRNLNFNSSEEGLRELFSECGQVTRCYVPKFQDTGKPMGIGFISFTTVEAAKRAVEYDNTDIDGRTVSIQFALPRGGRSSRGRATKGRFTTGMNKSSTFSRSFGQNKPNRDDNLNGTINPSSEQDNKPKSIIFDDD; this is encoded by the exons atgtcGCAAG aatcTGGTGAGATTTACACTGATTCAAGCAGTACTTCCAGTGATGATGATTCAATCAGTGAATTATTACCAATTAAAAATCCCAAACACGATCCTAATGATGTAAAAGATGAGAGATCAAGTGAATCACCCAATAAGTTAACTAAATCTAAGGGATCTGAACCAGCAGCTAAGGAGGTTTCTAAAGCTGTTGACAAACTGATTGAACGGAACCTTGAAATAGATGATTCatcagatgatgaagataGTGAAGATGAGTTGGAGGTGAAGAGTGAGTTATTTGGTGATTTGGGAAGTAAAGTTAAGGAAACCGTTTCGTCAAATACAAAATCAGTTTCCAATTCACAAGAAACAAATGAAAAATCACAAACACCAAAGAGGAAAAGAAATAAGTCAAAAACTACTACAACTGACACTAGTAAGAATGTGAAAGAGGAACAGAAGGCTGAAGAACAAAAGAAGGAAGAATCAGAGCCGAAACCTAAGAAACCTAGAAAACCAAAAACTAAAACTGAAAAGAGCGTTGAGGTGAAGGAAGAAATGAAGAAGTTAAGTAATGAACAAGTGTTTAAGTCTTTGAAGGATAAGATTGACGATATCCCATTGGGTGAATTAAAGAGCAAATTACTCACAGATTCATCCTCAGAATCATCAGACTCACCTTTGTCCGAAGAATCAGATGAATCAGATGATGAAAGCCCGATCACTGAACCTCAAACTACTAATCGACATGATGGTGATGAAGATGTTTCAGATGATAATTACTTAGTTGAGGAACCTAAGAAGAGAAAGTCAGAAGAAATTAACGGCTTCAAGTCTGGAgaacaatttattaacaagGAGAGACTTAAGAAAACATTTAAAACCAAACTTGATATACCAGAAG GATGTGAAATATACTGTGGAAATTTACCGGTAGAGTCAACAGAAGAAGAACTGCGTGAATTTTTTGAAGAGTGCGGAAAGATAACTAGAGTAAACAAGTTAAACGGTAAAGGAATAGCCTTTATAACATTCGCAAACGAAGAATCAGCAAAAAAAGCATTAGACTATAACAATTCACCATACAAAGGCCAGAATTTAAGCATTAATATCACAGTCAAAAAAGGACCAAAATCACAAAAATTCGGATCAAACCGTAGGACCAACTTTCACTCTTCAGGATCTAATAGTGGTAATTTTGGATCTAATTCAGGAACATTTGGAACCTCTGGTCCATCAGGGTCAAGATCAGCACCAACGGAGGCTACAAACGAGATTTGCATTAGAAATTTGAACTTTAACAGCAGTGAGGAGGGATTGAGGGAATTGTTTAGCGAGTGTGGCCAGGTGACTAGATGTTACGTGCCAAAGTTTCAGGATACCGGAAAGCCAATGGGAATAGgatttatatcatttacAACGGTAGAAGCAGCCAAAAGAGCAGTAGAGTATGATAATACTGACATTGATGGCAGGACAGTGTCAATCCAGTTTGCACTTCCAAGAGGCGGAAGAAGTTCCAGAGGCAGAGCTACCAAAGGTAGATTCACTACAGGAATGAACAAATCTTCCACTTTCTCGCGTTCATTTGGACAAAACAAACCTAACCGTGATGACAACCTTAATGGTACAATAAACCCGTCTTCTGAACAAGATAATAAACCCAAATCAATCATATTTGATGATGACTAA
- a CDS encoding uncharacterized protein (chr2.cand.442 - hypothetical protein, conserved, pfe1175W) → MDYKNSTSGTYYSLEVLTEIFKNEDVSLTIQSYPEEVTRRADDEIQMLLQNFARVSKKYENTRMFDEHNTQLLFKYKLLSDYYALMYIYASKNLHSYKAYRRNLIDEIAANYNGYYDFIPESVINNLSDVELSHIRERCAKIRSSLRIVDDGKFSLIAILKDIVCDDICVPNSTNLKFYQKNTQMVVPSHMVEILKPCQWIKILKVNI, encoded by the coding sequence ATGGATTATAAGAATTCGACAAGCGGAACCTATTATAGTTTGGAAGTGTTGACGGAAATATTCAAAAATGAAGACGTCTCATTGACCATCCAGTCATACCCGGAAGAAGTCACAAGACGCGCAGATGATGAAATTCAAATGCTGTTGCAGAACTTTGCACGAGTTTCAAAGAAGTATGAAAACACCCGAATGTTCGACGAACATAACACACAACTGCTGTTCAAGTATAAGCTGCTGTCAGATTATTACGCCCTGATGTACATTTACGCCTCAAAAAATCTGCACAGCTACAAGGCGTACCGCAGGAACCTGATTGACGAGATCGCAGCGAACTACAACGGCTACTACGATTTCATACCCGAAAGCGTTATCAATAACCTTTCAGACGTCGAGTTATCGCATATTAGAGAACGCTGCGCTAAGATTCGAAGTAGTCTCAGAATAGTTGATGACGGGAAGTTCAGCTTAATAGCAATCTTGAAAGACATTGTCTGTGACGACATTTGCGTTCCAAACTCTACAAACCTCAAGTTTTACCAGAAAAACACACAGATGGTTGTTCCAAGTCACATGGTAGAAATTCTTAAACCGTGCCAGTGGATCAAAATACTTAAAGTTAATATATAg
- a CDS encoding ATP synthase subunit C, mitochondrial, putative (chr2.cand.441 - ATP synthase subunit C, signal peptide, mitochondrial;~2 probable transmembrane helices predicted for TA15215 by TMHMM2.0 at aa 93-115 and 135-157;~GPI-Anchor Signal predicted for TA15215 by DGPI v2.04, no cleavage site predicted), whose protein sequence is MSPLINGLGRSLVLRGGISAFSGLRGLSQVPSAHTTVKGVIKHVNSPLRTQNFKRLSVFEPTLRHNYALNFNKTGSLGSLTPYNNKFGVRYDGGVATLGAAVALMSVGGVAQGIGNLFAALVSGTARNPSIKEDLFTYTLIGMGFLEFLAIVCILMGAIMLYS, encoded by the exons ATGTCGCCTTTAATTAATGGTTTGGGACGCTCTTTGGTTTTAAGGGGTGGAATTTCAGCATTTTCAGGACTCAGAGGCCTGTCTCAAGTTCCTTCCGCCCATACCACAGTAAAAGGAGTTATTAAACACGTAAATTCACCCTTAAGGACCCAAAACTTTAAACGCTTATCTGTATTTGAACCCACTCTCAGACACAACTACGCActcaattttaataaaaca GGTTCTTTGGGAAGTTTAACGCCTTATAATAACAAGTTCGGAGTGAGATATGACGGAGGAGTAGCAACTTTGGGTGCAGCAGTGGCTCTGATGTCAGTGGGAGGAGTAGCTCAGGGCATAGGAAATTTGTTCGCTGCTCTCGTCTCAGGAACAGCCAGAAACCCTTCAATCAAAGAAGATTTGTTTACATATACTCTTATTGGTATGGGTTTTCTCGAGTTTCTTGCCATCGTTTGTATTCTCATGGGCGCCATCATGTTATATTCTTAA